A window from Enterocloster bolteae encodes these proteins:
- a CDS encoding aldose 1-epimerase family protein yields MLITLTDSKTTAVIDSTGAQLISLKDASGCEYIWQRDAKYWKKCSPLLFPVVGNCRNDRTILEDRIYAIEKHGFCRERDFDVSQKSPAKAVFSMDDTPDTHRAYPYAFCLSLAYELKDGILFMEYQVENRDQRDMWYAIGAHPGFNCPMEEGFAFEDYQLVFEKEENTVSIPYDLDQLHFSPSKPGTRLRGRTLSLKREMFRNDAVFFDKLNSRAVSILNPATGHGVEVGFPGFETVAFWTLYPEPAPYLCVEPWNGSGIYENEDDQLSHRHHIQHLCPGDSCSYIMTIRILG; encoded by the coding sequence ATGCTTATTACACTTACGGATTCCAAAACAACTGCTGTCATTGACTCCACGGGCGCCCAGCTCATTTCCCTGAAGGATGCTTCCGGCTGTGAATACATCTGGCAGCGTGACGCGAAATACTGGAAAAAATGCTCCCCTCTCCTGTTTCCCGTAGTAGGCAACTGCCGGAATGACAGGACTATACTGGAGGACCGCATATACGCCATTGAAAAGCACGGATTCTGCCGTGAAAGGGACTTTGATGTGTCACAGAAGTCCCCAGCAAAGGCAGTATTTTCCATGGATGACACACCGGACACACACAGGGCATACCCTTACGCCTTTTGCCTCTCCCTGGCATATGAGCTGAAGGACGGCATTCTGTTTATGGAATATCAGGTGGAAAACAGAGACCAGCGCGACATGTGGTATGCCATCGGCGCACACCCGGGATTTAACTGTCCCATGGAGGAAGGCTTTGCCTTTGAGGATTACCAGCTGGTATTTGAAAAGGAAGAAAACACCGTCAGCATCCCTTACGATTTGGATCAGCTGCACTTTTCCCCCTCCAAACCGGGAACCAGGCTGAGGGGCCGTACCCTTTCGCTGAAGCGCGAAATGTTTAGAAATGATGCCGTATTCTTTGACAAGCTGAATTCCCGGGCGGTATCCATCCTCAATCCTGCCACCGGCCACGGCGTGGAGGTGGGGTTTCCCGGCTTTGAAACCGTTGCTTTCTGGACCTTATATCCGGAGCCGGCCCCATACCTCTGCGTAGAGCCCTGGAACGGTTCCGGCATCTATGAGAATGAGGACGACCAGCTCTCCCATAGGCACCACATACAGCATCTCTGTCCAGGGGACAGCTGCAGCTATATCATGACCATACGAATCCTGGGATAA
- a CDS encoding ABC transporter permease yields MDVASKQQKTLKNVLYYGLPVLAILMIAVGWVLFSGSHPELMPAPADVWARFVKTFTKPIAKTSLAGHAWASLRRVLMALLIAWAFGISFGILIGWNKKCKAFFGSIFEVIRPIPPIAWIPIVIMWFGIGEFPKVLLVFIGTFVPLVINTSTGIEMVDKINLDVGHVFGGNNRQILTDIVIPTALPSIFAGIRTSVSSGWTTVLAAEMLGAQKGLGALVTRGWQGSDMALVLVSVITIAIIGALLSLGLQKLEKVVCPWNN; encoded by the coding sequence ATGGATGTAGCAAGCAAACAGCAGAAAACACTGAAAAACGTCCTGTACTACGGCCTGCCTGTACTGGCAATCCTGATGATTGCCGTGGGCTGGGTCCTGTTTTCGGGCAGTCACCCGGAGCTGATGCCCGCCCCGGCCGACGTATGGGCGCGTTTTGTGAAAACATTTACCAAACCCATTGCAAAGACCTCCCTGGCAGGACATGCATGGGCCAGCTTAAGGCGTGTACTCATGGCACTGCTTATCGCATGGGCCTTTGGTATTTCCTTCGGCATTCTCATTGGGTGGAATAAAAAATGCAAGGCATTCTTCGGCAGTATATTTGAGGTCATCCGCCCCATTCCTCCCATTGCCTGGATTCCTATTGTAATCATGTGGTTCGGCATCGGAGAATTTCCAAAGGTGCTGCTGGTGTTCATCGGAACCTTTGTGCCGTTAGTCATCAACACCTCCACGGGGATTGAGATGGTGGATAAAATCAATCTGGATGTAGGCCATGTATTTGGCGGAAATAACAGGCAGATACTGACGGATATCGTTATCCCCACAGCCCTGCCCTCCATCTTTGCCGGAATACGGACCTCGGTCAGCTCAGGCTGGACAACGGTGCTGGCGGCTGAGATGTTAGGAGCCCAGAAAGGACTGGGAGCACTGGTGACCAGAGGCTGGCAGGGAAGCGATATGGCCCTGGTACTTGTCTCTGTCATAACCATTGCAATTATTGGCGCCCTTTTGTCACTGGGGCTTCAAAAACTTGAGAAGGTGGTGTGCCCGTGGAACAACTAA
- a CDS encoding sporulation initiation factor Spo0A C-terminal domain-containing protein yields MKYERETCNLLRRLGVNNSYVGFRYTVYGVIRAIANPELLIYISKGLYVEISAEYHTSIGCVERNIRTIISTIWLHGDRTLLNQVFGFELEQKPRNGAFIDALSHYVVEHYYD; encoded by the coding sequence ATGAAATACGAAAGAGAAACCTGCAACCTGCTCCGGCGCCTCGGCGTCAACAACTCCTACGTAGGGTTCCGCTACACAGTTTATGGTGTCATCCGCGCTATTGCCAATCCGGAACTGCTTATCTACATTTCCAAAGGGCTTTACGTGGAAATATCTGCGGAATATCATACATCCATTGGCTGTGTGGAACGCAATATCCGCACCATCATCAGCACCATATGGCTGCATGGAGACCGTACTCTTCTGAATCAGGTCTTCGGCTTTGAGTTGGAACAGAAGCCTCGAAACGGCGCCTTCATTGATGCGCTCTCTCACTATGTTGTAGAACACTATTACGACTGA
- a CDS encoding ABC transporter permease, which produces MATGNEKLEAGLLAWKKQKSKEGLNYALLSAAGIITLLAVWQLVVSLGLVNERMLPAPTQIFETLMYKFANKAPDGNVLWVNILASLQVALSGFLAAIIIGVPLELVMGWWTYADRFIRPIFELVRPVPPIAWIPLVVVWMGIGLKAKALIIFFTAFVPCVINSYTGIKLTNKTLINVSRTFGASNAEIFWKVGVPSSLPMVFAGIRVALGNSWSTLVAAEMLAASAGLGYMIQIGRTVARPDIVIVGMVVIGAIGAILSGFLSRAEKYFLRWKVNR; this is translated from the coding sequence ATGGCAACTGGAAATGAGAAATTAGAGGCTGGCCTTTTGGCGTGGAAAAAGCAGAAATCAAAGGAAGGCCTGAATTACGCCCTGTTAAGCGCGGCAGGCATCATCACGCTTCTGGCCGTGTGGCAGCTGGTAGTAAGCCTGGGTCTTGTCAATGAAAGGATGCTTCCCGCACCCACTCAGATTTTTGAGACCCTGATGTATAAGTTTGCGAATAAGGCCCCTGACGGCAACGTCCTTTGGGTGAATATACTGGCCAGCCTCCAGGTTGCCTTATCCGGTTTCCTGGCAGCCATCATCATCGGCGTTCCCCTGGAGCTGGTCATGGGCTGGTGGACCTATGCGGACCGTTTCATCCGTCCCATCTTTGAGCTGGTGAGGCCGGTTCCCCCCATTGCCTGGATACCCCTTGTAGTGGTGTGGATGGGAATTGGGCTGAAGGCAAAGGCTCTCATTATCTTTTTTACCGCCTTTGTGCCGTGCGTCATCAATTCCTATACAGGCATAAAGCTGACCAACAAGACGTTAATCAATGTATCCAGGACCTTCGGGGCCTCCAATGCGGAGATATTCTGGAAAGTGGGGGTGCCTTCCTCCCTTCCCATGGTATTTGCCGGAATCCGTGTGGCATTGGGAAATTCCTGGTCCACCCTGGTGGCGGCAGAGATGCTGGCAGCCAGCGCGGGACTGGGATATATGATTCAGATTGGCCGTACAGTGGCCCGCCCGGATATTGTAATCGTGGGTATGGTGGTGATTGGCGCTATCGGAGCCATTCTTTCAGGATTTTTGTCCAGGGCGGAAAAATATTTCCTGCGCTGGAAGGTAAACAGGTAG
- a CDS encoding ABC transporter substrate-binding protein, whose amino-acid sequence MRKSLVKTLAVTMAAVMCAGMVSGCGAGSESKKADTQAEASGTGDSKTADKSYELTVSGIGGSLNYLPIYIAEQEGWFKEKGLDIEEVLFTNGPVQMESLSSDGWDIGCTGVGGVFAGVLGYDALVLGSSNTDDGTQYVFARNDSDIVKAGKGHNSLSDEIYGDADSWKGKSILCNTGSVTQYVLIKVLEGFGLTVDDVNFIAMDPATAYSAFLAGEGDVCVLTGAGGTFKMLAESDKYIPVASGPMADSGLMCSFVANKNSYADPDKYEAMKVFMEVYFKTMDWMKENKEKAIDYCVDMNDENGSSMDRETTAKYLEADTYYTLQEACGMLNDKAEGSDHSVMDQRLLDVLDFFISVGNYKEGDQERFVGHTDGKLLNEVLTETAN is encoded by the coding sequence ATGAGAAAATCATTAGTAAAGACATTGGCAGTCACAATGGCAGCAGTCATGTGTGCCGGGATGGTATCAGGCTGCGGAGCTGGTTCAGAATCCAAGAAAGCGGATACACAGGCTGAGGCATCGGGAACAGGTGACAGCAAAACAGCGGACAAGAGTTACGAGCTTACGGTCTCAGGCATTGGGGGCAGCCTTAATTATCTTCCTATCTACATTGCGGAGCAGGAAGGCTGGTTTAAGGAAAAAGGACTGGATATTGAGGAGGTGCTGTTCACCAACGGCCCGGTACAGATGGAATCTCTTTCATCTGACGGCTGGGATATCGGCTGCACCGGCGTGGGCGGCGTGTTTGCCGGCGTTCTGGGATACGATGCGCTGGTCCTTGGATCCAGTAATACGGACGACGGAACACAGTATGTATTTGCCAGAAATGATTCAGATATCGTGAAGGCCGGCAAGGGACATAACAGTCTGAGCGATGAGATCTACGGGGATGCGGACAGCTGGAAAGGAAAATCCATCCTGTGCAACACGGGCAGCGTTACCCAGTATGTGCTGATTAAGGTACTGGAAGGCTTTGGACTTACGGTTGACGATGTGAACTTTATCGCCATGGACCCGGCTACGGCTTACAGTGCATTCCTGGCAGGCGAAGGCGACGTGTGTGTGCTGACAGGAGCAGGGGGAACCTTCAAGATGCTGGCTGAATCCGATAAGTATATACCTGTGGCCAGCGGTCCCATGGCGGATTCCGGTCTGATGTGCAGCTTTGTGGCAAATAAGAACAGCTATGCCGATCCGGATAAGTATGAGGCCATGAAGGTGTTTATGGAAGTGTACTTTAAGACCATGGACTGGATGAAGGAGAACAAGGAAAAGGCCATTGACTACTGCGTGGACATGAACGATGAGAACGGAAGCTCCATGGACAGGGAGACAACCGCAAAATATCTGGAGGCCGATACATATTACACACTTCAGGAGGCATGCGGCATGTTAAATGACAAGGCAGAGGGTTCCGACCATTCAGTTATGGACCAGAGGCTTTTAGACGTACTTGATTTCTTCATCAGCGTGGGCAACTATAAGGAAGGCGACCAGGAGAGATTCGTGGGACATACAGATGGAAAGCTGTTAAATGAGGTTCTGACCGAAACCGCAAATTAA